TCGCAGAAATCCACAATCCTAACGGCACGAAGTGCAGAAAAACCATTGCAACACCCACGACAATGATCAAGGTAAATAGGGGGAAAATTAATTCAAACATGCTGTTACCTCCTAATTTTTATTCAATCGGACGAACGACGATTCGACTGCCATGAACGGCAATGACAGTCACCTTTGTACCAGGTTGAATATAGATTCCTTCAGAGACCACATCAAGCTTGACGCCGTCAATGATGACTGTACCGGCAGGCCTCAATAAAGATTCGGCAACTCCGTTTTTATGTAAGTAGATGCGATAATCATTGGCACTCACATAGCCGTCCTGCGTCGTTTCCGCTTCTTTTAACACCAGGCGTGACCAAAGTTTACTATTTGGCAGCCGTTTGGCAATAAACAAGAACAGGATAATGGATACAATCAGACTGATCGACAAGCTGCTAAGTGCCTGAACGTTGCCGCCCAGCACCAGAAAGATACTGCCTAAAATGGCTAACAGTCCGGCAATTCCAAATAGACCTGCTCCTGGAACAAATAACTCGACAACAATCAGGGCAACTCCACCCAGGAATAGGACAATCTCCACAAACCCGGCAAGGCCTGTCAGCCACTGACTGCCAAAGAACAGCGCCGCTGCTCCAATAGCAACAAGGCCTGCCATGCCCAGCCCAGCTGTTTTAATTTCCGCTAGAATGGCTAAGAAAATCAGCGAAACCAGCAT
The Sporomusaceae bacterium FL31 genome window above contains:
- the yqeZ gene encoding hypothetical protein, producing the protein MVDKSLGFTGYAEPGQILALTDYQAIQVGYADIVAENRDSLLSHYGLQEAPVIEYVAEWPEKLAGWLSDPTVKSMLVSLIFLAILAEIKTAGLGMAGLVAIGAAALFFGSQWLTGLAGFVEIVLFLGGVALIVVELFVPGAGLFGIAGLLAILGSIFLVLGGNVQALSSLSISLIVSIILFLFIAKRLPNSKLWSRLVLKEAETTQDGYVSANDYRIYLHKNGVAESLLRPAGTVIIDGVKLDVVSEGIYIQPGTKVTVIAVHGSRIVVRPIE